In the genome of Panthera leo isolate Ple1 chromosome F3, P.leo_Ple1_pat1.1, whole genome shotgun sequence, the window tctcATCTCTCTGTGCCATCTATCAATGGGGACAAAGATGCTTGCACTCACTGGGACTGTTGGGGGGACTCAGCCAGCACACGGAAAGTTCTCAATGCCTTGCACATCCTATCAgttttgttatctcttgtctacGAGTCATGTGGACACAGACTGAGACAGTAATTACGATTCCAGACGGAAGTCAGCTTTTGATTCACCAAATTCTTTACTAAGTGAGTTATGGTTATTCAATCTGTGATAATCCAGTGGATttcaaggaaaacagaagaaagaattttctctaaaaatgGGAGATGGCTGTGTGCAGGGCCCTGGCCGATGGTTTGTGTGGCTCCCTAGGGGGGGCCACTGGGGACCAGGCAGGTGCCAGTCTGGCTCCACGTATATAGCACcgaggaggtggtggggggggggggtagccaGGAGTCCAGACAGTGATGCTGGTATAAATAGCCAGTGGGGTTGTCCCAGTGACGTCTGCATGGTTTTAAGCCCACAGACCTCTGGGATCACTaacgtattttaaaataataagtatgtTTCACACTGTGGGCAGATCCTTCTCACACAGATCATGTCTTTGATTGTCACACAGCCTAGCAGAGTCAGGATGGCCGATGTCACCAGCAGGAGATACCAGCATCCCTGTTGGATAGATCAGAAAGCAGGTTGAGCCTTCTACCTCTGAAACAGAGAAGCATCAATTTCCCAAGCTCCTAAACTATTACTTTATTTATCTACTAACTCATTCGATAGagatttatttgtatcttttatatgCCAAGTACTGGACTTAATGAGGGTAGAGAAACCAGTGAGAGTTTCTGCTCTTGAGGAAGGAGAATCCAGGTAAATGCAAAACGAGCCCAATCTGTTAGTAGATCTGGTCATAGATTTGTAGTCTCAATAGAAGTGAGGGACTCCTGGACAAAGTCTTCACAGGATAACTGATGTGAATGGTGTCTACTCATGTGCAAAAGACCAGAGGTAGAGCACACAGGTGTCTTAAAGGGCTCTGGCTTACCTGGAGGGGGTGACAGGTGCTGGATGAGGGAGGGGACGTAGAAGGGATCAGAGGAGCAAAGGGAAGATGAATGTACAACGTCACCCAGTTCTGAGAAGATCGATGGGTAACGAGCTAATCTTGGTTCTAAGGGGAAATGCAATGGAATCCTCCTAGAGATCTTCCTCATTAGTTATTTTCTGGAAGCTCTGCTCTCAAGTGAGAAGGGCGTGTTTAAAGAACTTATCGCTGTGAACGTTGAAATTTCGGGCTCATCTGTCCCGTTCTGTCTTCATGGTAGAATGCTGCCCTGACCTCATGAAAACATGGAGATAGCAGCAGAGGAGGACAGTTGTTCCAAGACTCACCACAGGGACAAGACATAGCCCAGAAGTTAGAGGAAAAGGGGTGGGCAGGTAAGGGAACAAACGACACAGGAGATCAGTGCACACAGCACACGGGTAACTCAGAGCTACCTGAGAAAGCTGAGTGTCCAGAGTCAGAAGCCGTCAATGTAGAACAGCCTCCTCGGAACGGGAAGGCAGGTTTGGAGCAGGGAACAGAAAGGTGGGGTCCTGCAGGGATGAGGGGCCAGAGTTGCTCTGGCTGCAGGAGAAAGTCCTTGGCAACAGCAGGCCGGTCTGCGGAGCAAAGAGCATTTTGTTTCCATCCTGGAAACCAGGATGATGGAAGTGATATTGAGGAGTGGGCAGGAGCTAGGGTCTGGGCACCTCTGGGGGCAAGAGGCACAACTTGCGGGCTTGCGTTGGAACCAGCAGACAGCTCAGGGCTGCAGAGCAAGTCTGGCCTCAAACATACTTGAAACCAGTGTATTTTTCAGCCTGCCCCCCGCTCTGCACCCCATTTCTAACCGCTTCTTTCCCCGGACCCTCAGGTGCTGCAGCTAGAAAGAACTCTAGTTTGTATTCAGTGTGTGTACGTTACAAAATACATATCCAAACGGAGTAGATGATTCAAGGTCATACAGACCAAGGCTGGAACTCAGTCCACTGATATTTTAGGGTTCTAGGCACAGCCCTGTCTACTGAGAAGAGAGGGTGAGGACAGTTTCCTTTTCAGACTCTCTGTCATTGCTCAGTCTAGGGCAGCATCTAATGCCCTTGACTTGGCTCTCGGGCATTTCCAGCCACCCCGTTTGAGTTCTCCCCATCCTCTATTACATTTAGCCCCAGGGCTGctgcccttccttcctgtcctgctcccctcccctcccccctactTGCTGCCAGTCCTCTGCAAACTTGCTCTCAGAAAAGTCTCTGACGCATGAAGTCCGCTTCCCAAACCCAGGTTTATGTCCGGGAGGGTACAAAAAGGCTTTCCAAGATCCAGGTAGGAATCGTTCGTTCTAAAGGGATCAGACCCTGGTTCTCAACAGTCTTATCAGATCTTTTTAGAATTAGTCCACTAGTCAAagtacttttttctcctttcccactcTCCTTTTCAAACCCTCTGTGCAAGGCGAGGCAGGGCCCACTCACTGTGCCAAAGTGTCGCACGGGGAAGTTAGTGCAGGTGCCAGCGTCCCCGCGGGGAGACGGAGCGACCTGTCCTGGGCCACACGGCCTTTTCAAAGTCTGCCGTTTCCAGCCTGTTCCTTTCAGCACAACTGAATGGATGCTGACTCAGTTGTCAGCTAATAGATCAATAAAAATCATTTCGATGAGAGATGACTGTGCAGTTTCTGGCACATAACTAATAGAAAGTGCACATAATTTAGCGTTATTGCTACAACAAAGCAGCTTCCATTCCCCGAGCTGCGGTGTGTCAATGCCATTTATTTCTGGGAACTAGCTTCCTCAGTGTTTAtctctcccaaataaaaataagaaacagtggATGCTGAAACCACTCTCATTCTGATGATAAGTAGTCTTCACGGATGCACACAAGAATTGAGAACAAGGGCAGTACGTGTTATAAAACCATACGCAAAAAAAACAACATTGTAAAAtttgtcttgtatttttttattgctttggtGAAATGTATGCTGATTACCAAATAAAATCTAATAGAAAGTCTTTTCAAAACACAGCCTCAAAAGTACAGGAAACCCCAAAACATGcagatagatacagagaaatcaataaaaggcttgtaattataaaaatacattacaataCTTTGAATTATGAGTTCAGTGAGACAATGTAAAATGTCCATAGTTTAAAGACACATGTgcttatataatttttgaaacagGTATTGGTGGGTATCATAGCACCAATATTTAGATTTCACTGAACATATAAAAGAGTGACATAGGAATCTCATTTAAAACGTCAGTACTCACACGCAGTGAAAATTAGATTCCAGGCAACTATTTAAATGCATGACCAAAAGTACATGTCAAGTTTACACTATGCAAGCTaatgtattgttattttattttatttattttattttatttattttattattttattttatttattttattattttgtttattttattttattattaattttattttattaattttatttcattaattttattattttatttattccattgtatttcattttattttgttttatttattttattttattttatttattttattttattttattttttaatttattttattttattattttatttatttcattttatttattttattttattattttattttatttatttcattttatttcattttgggtttttttttttttgtggttgggAATGGCTTTCTcgttcttcctgttcttttttcagGTGGTCACGTGGACAGAGACGATGGGAAATTGGAGCAGAGGCCACATAGCGGAGTTTGTGTTGGTGGGCTTCCCTACCTCTCCGCCCCTCCAGTGCCTCCTCTTTGTCCTCTTCCTGGCAATTTACCTGTTGACATTGTTGGAGAACGCACTCATCGTTTCCACAGTCTGGCTCACGCCAAGCCTTCACCGCCCGATGTACTTTTTCCTTGGCCATCTCTCCTTCCTGGAGCTGTGGTACGTCAATGTCACAGTTCCCCGGCTTTTGGGAGCATTTCTTACCCAGGAGCGTAGAGTCTCCTACGTAGGCTGCATGACTCAGCTCTACTTCTTTATTGCCCTAGCCTGCACCGAATGTGTCCTGCTGGCcgtcatggcctatgaccgctaccTGGCCATCTGTGAGCCCCTCCGTTATCCTAGTCTCATGCCATCCAGCCTGGCCATTCGCCTCGCTGCTTCCTCTTGGGGTAGTGGCTTCTTGAGCTCCATGATGAAGCTTCTTTTCATTTCCCGGCTGTCCTACTGTGGACCCAACGTCATCAACCACTTTTTCTGCGATATCTCCCCACTACTCAACCTCACCTGCTCTGACAAAGAGCACGCAGAACTAGTAGACTTCCTCTTGGCCCTGGTGATGATTCTGCTCCCTCTGTTGGCCGTGGTTTCATCATATGCTGCCATAATGGCTGCCCTCCTCAGGATTCCTACTGCCCAGGGACGTCGcaaagccttctccacctgtgcctCTCACCTGGCAGTGGTTGTTATCTACTACTCTTCCACCCTCTTCACCTATGCACGGCCCCAGGCCATGTCCACCTTCAACCACAACAAGGTCATCTCTGTGCTCTATACAGTCATTGTACCGTTCCTCAATCCAGCCATCTACTGCCTGAGGAACAAGGAGGTGAAGGATGCTCTCAGGAAGTCGGTCCTGGGCAGATGCCACTATCCGAGGGATGTCCCAG includes:
- the LOC122212133 gene encoding olfactory receptor 6P1, which gives rise to MGNWSRGHIAEFVLVGFPTSPPLQCLLFVLFLAIYLLTLLENALIVSTVWLTPSLHRPMYFFLGHLSFLELWYVNVTVPRLLGAFLTQERRVSYVGCMTQLYFFIALACTECVLLAVMAYDRYLAICEPLRYPSLMPSSLAIRLAASSWGSGFLSSMMKLLFISRLSYCGPNVINHFFCDISPLLNLTCSDKEHAELVDFLLALVMILLPLLAVVSSYAAIMAALLRIPTAQGRRKAFSTCASHLAVVVIYYSSTLFTYARPQAMSTFNHNKVISVLYTVIVPFLNPAIYCLRNKEVKDALRKSVLGRCHYPRDVPD